In a single window of the Melanotaenia boesemani isolate fMelBoe1 chromosome 22, fMelBoe1.pri, whole genome shotgun sequence genome:
- the LOC121634128 gene encoding acyl-coenzyme A thioesterase 1-like, translating to MAYAQVRLKILPSVRCLFDKLVQIKVEGLVPHKPVKLRSKLVDDRGMIFKASALYKADEKGQVDVCSAPSLGGSYTGVEPMGLLWAMAPDIPHTKLLKKNVLTPTLVQFEALSEETGKVLASETNERGYMTEGMKRIPLQEGKIRGVLFIPPGNGPFPGIIDLYTLGGGLTEPRASLLASKGFVVLSLAYYRYQGLPKNPENLDLEYFEEALTYLKSRPEVEGPGIGIISISHSGALALAMSSFFSGISATVFINGCNANAVIPLHYKDMVIPPLTPVIKNVKITNSGLMDIRDALQDPTMEKNRASLIPIERSSCQFLFAASEDDRNWNSAFFAKQAAEILRNNGKESFQLVTYPKAGHFLEVPYMPYCQSGFHAAVGREVVFGGEPKAHSEAQLDLWERVQLFFRSHLGNKSTC from the exons ATGGCGTACGCACAAGTGCGCTTGAAAATTCTCCCCAGTGTTCGTTGTCTCTTTGATAAACTGGTGCAGATAAAAGTTGAAGGGCTTGTTCCTCATAAACCAGTAAAGCTGAGGTCCAAACTGGTTGATGATAGAGGGATGATTTTCAAAGCttctgccctttataaagctGATGAAAAAGGCCAAGTAGATGTCTGTAGTGCACCCTCTCTGGGAGGCAGTTACACCGGTGTGGAGCCTATGGGATTATTGTGGGCCATGGCACCAGACATCCCACACACTAAACTGCTGAAGAAGAATGTGCTCACCCCAACACTGGTGCAGTTTGAAGCCCTGAGTGAGGAGACTGGTAAGGTCTTAGCATCAGAAACCAATGAGAGAGGATACATGACTGAAGGGATGAAAAGAATACCTCTACAAGAGGGCAAAATACGAGGAGTCCTCTTCATACCTCCAG GAAATGGTCCATTCCCAGGAATTATTGATTTGTACACTTTAGGTGGAGGCCTTACTGAACCCAGAGCCAGCCTCTTGGCAAGTAAAGGTTTTGTGGTTCTGTCACTGGCATATTATCGTTACCAAGGTTTACCTAAAAACCCTGAAAACCTGGATCTGGAGTACTTTGAGGAAGCTTTAACATATCTAAAGAGTCGACCAGAG GTGGAAGGTCCTGGGATCGGGATCATATCCATCTCTCATAGTGGTGCTCTGGCCCTGGCGATGTCCTCTTTTTTCTCTGGGATCTCAGCAACTGTCTTCATAAATGGCTGCAATGCAAATGCTGTGATTCCTTTGCACTACAAAGACATGGTAATACCTCCTCTTACACCTGTCATAAAGAATGTTAAAATCACAAACTCTGGGCTCATGGATATACGCGACGCCTTACAAGACCCCACCATGGAAAAGAACAGGGCATCTTTGATTCCAATTGAACGTTCCAGCTGCCAGTTCCTTTTTGCTGCCTCTGAGGATGACCGCAACTGGAACAGTGCTTTTTTTGCCAAGCAAGCTGCTGAGATACTTCGAAATAATGGCAAAGAATCATTTCAGCTGGTGACCTATCCGAAAGCCGGACACTTTCTGGAAGTCCCTTACATGCCTTATTGTCAGTCTGGGTTTCATGCAGCTGTAGGGAGGGAAGTGGTGTTTGGTGGAGAGCCGAAAGCCCACTCTGAGGCACAGCTGGACCTGTGGGAAAGAGTCCAGCTGTTCTTCAGGAGCCACTTGGGTAACAAGAGCACTTGTTAG